A genomic window from Deltaproteobacteria bacterium includes:
- a CDS encoding prepilin-type N-terminal cleavage/methylation domain-containing protein, with protein sequence MITGLNIFAPIADPNSYALTRRKLNNWNPSSRNHRSADLSLRQQRGFSLVEILIVIAIVSLLAAIGIPQFITYRSKGIDAQMKSDLRNAAVAVESYFAKNGVYPSSTAVIAVNGFQGTQGVTLSLSNITANSYQLSATTSGGSQASFSFDSTSGAIQ encoded by the coding sequence ATGATTACTGGTTTAAATATTTTTGCGCCCATCGCCGATCCCAATTCATATGCATTGACTCGACGAAAGTTAAATAATTGGAACCCTTCGAGCCGAAATCACCGATCCGCAGACCTCTCATTGCGCCAGCAGCGCGGTTTTTCCTTGGTCGAGATTCTCATCGTCATCGCCATCGTTAGCCTATTAGCCGCCATCGGCATACCGCAGTTCATCACCTACCGCAGCAAAGGCATCGACGCGCAGATGAAATCGGATCTGCGCAACGCCGCGGTCGCGGTGGAAAGTTATTTCGCAAAGAACGGCGTCTATCCTTCATCCACAGCGGTGATCGCCGTCAATGGCTTCCAAGGCACCCAAGGAGTAACGCTTTCATTGAGCAACATCACCGCCAACTCTTACCAACTCAGCGCCACCACATCCGGCGGTAGCCAAGCCAGTTTCAGCTTCGATAGCACCAGCGGCGCCATTCAGTAG
- a CDS encoding extracellular solute-binding protein, whose product MTRGKNFILRGAIFIALLAANANLYSAQAPAKWQTDWQAIQRAADKEGRLAIYGPAGTGQQKLYTEVFQQAFPKIKVNYTPGRISEIISRIMAEQRGGVRQADLVLGGTDILLGTLKDKGLLQPIRPALVLPEVLDGSGWYKGKLWFADNEERFIPMWRAVPYTAACINTNLVKPNELKSYWDLLQPKWKGKIVSQDLRLGSARNQMYTVYQRKDLGAEYLKRLLGEMELTFSRNLPQIADWLASGKYAISIGGVDCDDLAIKGLPVLPIHFEGIAAVGAGTDPASWLATSAHPNAAKVFLNWILSRDGQVNFQKLTRENSLRVDIAKEGVVNPYFILDPKREYLFTGLEEHKDKINEFPPWLESLIAKK is encoded by the coding sequence ATGACACGCGGCAAAAATTTCATCCTGCGCGGCGCAATCTTCATTGCGCTGCTCGCCGCAAATGCAAATTTGTATTCCGCTCAAGCACCGGCCAAATGGCAAACCGACTGGCAAGCAATTCAGCGCGCCGCCGACAAAGAAGGTCGGCTGGCGATCTACGGTCCCGCCGGCACCGGTCAGCAAAAACTCTACACCGAAGTTTTTCAGCAAGCGTTTCCGAAAATCAAAGTAAACTACACGCCGGGCCGAATCAGCGAAATCATTTCGCGCATCATGGCCGAACAGCGCGGCGGCGTTCGCCAAGCCGATCTGGTGCTCGGCGGCACTGACATCTTGCTCGGCACGTTAAAAGACAAAGGCTTACTCCAACCGATTCGCCCCGCCCTCGTGCTGCCCGAAGTCCTCGACGGCAGCGGCTGGTACAAAGGCAAACTCTGGTTCGCCGACAACGAAGAGCGATTTATTCCGATGTGGCGTGCCGTGCCCTACACCGCCGCGTGCATCAATACGAATTTGGTGAAGCCCAATGAATTGAAAAGTTACTGGGATCTGTTGCAGCCCAAATGGAAAGGCAAAATCGTCTCACAAGATTTGCGCCTCGGCAGCGCGCGCAACCAGATGTACACCGTCTACCAGCGCAAAGACTTGGGCGCGGAATATCTCAAACGCTTACTTGGAGAAATGGAGCTGACGTTTTCGCGCAACCTGCCGCAGATCGCCGACTGGCTCGCCAGCGGCAAATACGCCATCTCCATCGGCGGCGTCGACTGCGACGACCTGGCGATTAAGGGCCTGCCCGTGCTGCCGATCCATTTCGAAGGCATCGCCGCCGTCGGCGCCGGCACCGATCCGGCTTCTTGGCTCGCCACCTCCGCCCATCCCAACGCCGCCAAAGTTTTTTTGAATTGGATTTTGAGCCGCGACGGCCAAGTCAATTTTCAAAAACTTACCCGCGAGAACTCGCTGCGCGTCGACATCGCCAAAGAAGGCGTCGTCAACCCGTACTTCATCCTCGACCCCAAGCGCGAATATCTCTTCACCGGCCTGGAAGAACACAAAGACAAGATCAACGAGTTCCCTCCCTGGTTGGAATCGCTGATCGCGAAAAAATAA
- a CDS encoding antibiotic biosynthesis monooxygenase — translation MRRDKMIQEIVIQHVQPEKRDEYIKVFGEILTKANYGGSHGIKFFTSIEDPSRVILMIEWDSVEAHTQHRGTPTHNAMREATAKYQTAKSEGAHFLQHQIK, via the coding sequence ATGAGGAGAGACAAAATGATCCAAGAAATCGTCATCCAACATGTGCAACCGGAGAAACGCGACGAGTACATCAAAGTGTTCGGCGAGATTTTGACCAAAGCGAATTACGGAGGTTCCCATGGCATCAAGTTTTTCACCAGCATCGAAGATCCCAGCCGGGTGATCCTGATGATCGAGTGGGACAGCGTCGAAGCCCACACCCAACATCGCGGCACGCCGACGCACAACGCCATGCGCGAGGCGACGGCAAAGTATCAAACCGCCAAAAGCGAAGGCGCGCATTTTTTGCAGCATCAAATAAAGTAG
- a CDS encoding FAD-binding protein — MANYDIIIIGSGLAGLTAGLFSARQGLSTLVFESNIPGGHLISIEKIEDFPGFPDGVSGYEICPNLQRQASDHGAEFQRAEVLRIEAKDKAWSVVTEEETYQAKAVIVATGSTLKQLGVAGEEKLMGRGVSHCASCDGPMCNGQTVGVVGGGDSALQEALTLTNYAERVLLFHHGETFSAQQTYRQRVLSNSKITPHYQTAIEGIVGDEVVTGVRVRDLKSGETSQIELTGIFIYVGMQPNTAILEKLIKLSDTGHVPTDISMQTERPGLYAAGDIRQDSARQAITSAGDGATAAIAACRYINAILR; from the coding sequence ATGGCAAACTACGACATCATCATCATCGGCTCCGGTCTCGCCGGTCTCACCGCCGGCTTATTCTCGGCGCGCCAAGGGCTTTCAACTTTAGTTTTCGAGTCGAACATTCCCGGCGGCCATCTGATCAGCATCGAGAAGATCGAAGACTTTCCCGGTTTTCCCGATGGCGTCTCCGGCTATGAGATTTGCCCCAACTTGCAGCGGCAAGCTTCCGACCACGGCGCAGAATTTCAGCGCGCCGAAGTCCTGCGCATCGAAGCAAAGGACAAAGCTTGGTCGGTCGTCACGGAAGAAGAAACTTATCAGGCGAAAGCGGTGATCGTCGCCACCGGGTCGACACTAAAACAACTCGGCGTTGCCGGCGAAGAAAAACTCATGGGCCGCGGCGTCAGCCACTGCGCCAGCTGCGACGGCCCGATGTGCAATGGCCAAACCGTCGGCGTGGTCGGCGGCGGCGACTCGGCGCTGCAAGAAGCGCTGACGCTGACGAATTACGCCGAACGAGTTTTGCTTTTCCACCACGGCGAGACTTTCTCCGCGCAGCAAACTTATAGGCAACGAGTGTTAAGCAACTCGAAGATCACGCCGCACTACCAAACCGCCATCGAAGGAATTGTCGGCGACGAAGTGGTCACCGGCGTGCGTGTGCGGGATTTGAAATCTGGCGAAACTTCGCAGATCGAACTCACAGGAATTTTTATTTACGTCGGCATGCAGCCAAACACGGCGATCTTGGAGAAACTCATCAAGCTCAGTGACACAGGACATGTGCCGACGGATATCTCCATGCAAACCGAACGGCCCGGCCTCTACGCCGCCGGCGACATCCGCCAAGACTCGGCGCGCCAAGCGATCACCTCCGCCGGCGACGGCGCGACGGCCGCCATCGCGGCGTGTCGCTACATCAATGCAATACTTCGCTAG
- a CDS encoding YgiT-type zinc finger protein, with amino-acid sequence MKRKKTLDLTGDICARCCVGRLAAKHGREYFRHKDELVIIEDVPAWVCNKCGERYHHAQVFKRMRQIAAGRGRITKHVRVPVARYQSGDEAA; translated from the coding sequence ATGAAACGTAAAAAAACACTAGATTTAACCGGCGATATCTGCGCTCGGTGCTGCGTCGGCCGTTTGGCGGCGAAACACGGGCGAGAATACTTTCGGCACAAGGACGAACTGGTAATTATTGAGGATGTGCCGGCTTGGGTGTGCAATAAGTGCGGCGAGCGCTACCATCACGCGCAAGTTTTCAAGAGAATGCGTCAAATAGCCGCAGGCCGCGGTCGAATCACGAAACATGTGCGCGTCCCAGTCGCGCGCTACCAGTCAGGCGACGAAGCCGCGTGA
- a CDS encoding DUF4258 domain-containing protein → MYPRVLAKIRNLVKQGDYVLSIHAENELANDNLTEQDLEAAMLNGTIIRRERDPIGRGKYVIEGKTQKGKGLTVVAQFFQTRQLVVIITAYET, encoded by the coding sequence ATGTACCCACGAGTTCTGGCGAAAATTCGTAATTTGGTAAAGCAGGGTGACTATGTACTATCCATTCACGCTGAAAACGAATTGGCTAACGATAACCTAACCGAACAAGATCTTGAGGCCGCGATGCTTAATGGGACAATCATTCGCCGTGAAAGAGACCCCATAGGTCGGGGTAAGTATGTAATCGAGGGAAAAACGCAGAAAGGAAAAGGTCTCACCGTGGTTGCGCAATTTTTTCAAACGCGTCAGCTTGTGGTAATTATCACTGCTTATGAAACGTAA